A genomic segment from Salvia splendens isolate huo1 chromosome 13, SspV2, whole genome shotgun sequence encodes:
- the LOC121760994 gene encoding uncharacterized protein LOC121760994, whose amino-acid sequence MQFVYLLPGWEGSAGDSRVLKDAVSHAGGLKVPQGCYYLCDNAYANCNGFLTPFKAVRYHLKEWGPDTEAPQNPKELFNMRHTKARNVIERAFGVLKMRWGILRSASFYPIKTQLRLIMACFLLHNFIRRKMEVDPVKVELDATMGIANADEDHSGGDYVGCVEPSSEWTQFRDSIAMDMWNNR is encoded by the exons ATGCAGTTTGTGTACTTGCTCCCTGGGTGGGAAGGTTCTGCAGGAGACTCCCGCGTCTTGAAAGATGCAGTTTCCCATGCTGGTGGGCTTAAAGTACCGCAAG GTTGCTATTACCTTTGCGATAATGCTTACGCAAATTGCAATGGGTTCCTCACACCCTTCAAGGCAGTACGCTATCATCTCAAGGAGTGGGGTCCTGACACTGAAGCTCCCCAAAACCCGAAAGAATTATTCAACATGCGACATACCAAAGCGCGCAATGTGATTGAACGCGCATTTGGAGTTTTGAAGATGCGGTGGGGCATTCTAAGGAGCGCATCATTTTATCCTATAAAAACGCAACTCCGTTTAATCATGGCATGTTTCTTACTCCATAATTTCATTCGACGTAAAATGGAGGTGGATCCCGTGAAAGTTGAGTTAGACGCAACCATGGGAATCGCGAACGCAGATGAAGATCACAGTGGTGGGGATTATGTCGGTTGTGTTGAGCCGTCATCTGAGTGGACTCAGTTCAGAGACAGTATAGCAATGGACATGTGGAATAACAGATGA
- the LOC121761703 gene encoding uncharacterized protein LOC121761703: protein MQIFHEVRFKDDMRFPDEFVSLHGHDLPFDCRLVWPNGRRHMVRILKLGHGFYFSTGWREFVRATGIVHGDHLTFTLVDVGIFNVKRFDIATHCPPQGDVDVGEDDEAEGSHALGWIRPKITCHRILLLNPVWMRTTLTLAGPSISTATQHSSLLSPRRT, encoded by the exons ATGCAGATTTTCCACGAAGTTCGGTTCAAGGATGACATG AGGTTCCCTGACGAATTTGTCAGCCTACACGGCCATGACCTTCCATTCGACTGCAGGCTGGTCTGGCCGAATGGAAGACGACATATGGTGCGAATACTGAAGCTTGGCCATGGGTTTTACTTCTCAACCGGATGGAGAGAGTTTGTTCGTGCTACCGGCATCGTGCACGGCGATCATCTCACCTTCACGTTGGTGGATGTAGGGATTTTCAATGTGAAGCGGTTTGATATCGCCACACATTGTCCCCCGCAGGGAGATGTTGACG TTGGTGAAGACGACGAAGCGGAAGGTAGTCACGCTCTGGGATGGATACGTCCGAAGATTACGTGCCATAGGATACTGCTTCTGAATCCAGTATGGATGAGGACTACGTTGACGTTAGCAGGGCCCTCAATATCGACGGCTACCCAACATTCGAGTTTACTCTCACCCCGACGAACATGA